Proteins from one Chitinophaga oryzae genomic window:
- a CDS encoding L-threonylcarbamoyladenylate synthase, whose translation MLLNVHPDNPNPRHIKTIVECLKDGGIIIYPTDTVYGLGCDITQHKAIERIARIKQIDPKKAHFSFICYDLSHLSDYAKSVDTPVFRMLKKALPGPYTFILPASKMVPKLLKTKKDTVGIRVPDNNICRTIVHELDNPLMSTTLPVDHYVEEYTDPEIIYEKFGKVVDIVVDGGPGGMGFSTVVDCTGPEPELIREGIGSYEAIT comes from the coding sequence ATGCTGTTAAATGTTCACCCGGATAATCCGAATCCCCGCCATATAAAAACGATCGTGGAATGTCTGAAGGACGGAGGTATCATTATCTATCCTACTGATACCGTTTACGGGTTGGGTTGTGATATTACCCAGCACAAAGCGATAGAGCGGATCGCGCGGATTAAACAGATCGATCCGAAGAAGGCGCATTTTTCTTTTATCTGTTATGACCTGAGCCATCTCTCGGACTATGCCAAGAGCGTGGATACGCCGGTATTCAGGATGCTGAAGAAAGCGCTGCCCGGCCCTTATACTTTTATCCTGCCTGCGAGCAAGATGGTGCCCAAACTGTTAAAGACCAAGAAGGATACGGTCGGTATCAGGGTGCCGGACAACAATATCTGCCGGACGATTGTGCATGAACTGGACAATCCGCTGATGAGTACCACGCTTCCCGTTGACCACTACGTGGAAGAATATACGGATCCGGAAATCATTTATGAGAAATTCGGCAAGGTGGTGGATATTGTGGTGGATGGCGGCCCCGGGGGAATGGGTTTTTCCACGGTGGTGGATTGTACCGGTCCGGAACCGGAACTGATACGTGAAGGCATAGGCAGCTATGAGGCTATTACCTGA